In Armatimonadota bacterium, a single genomic region encodes these proteins:
- the ribA gene encoding GTP cyclohydrolase II encodes MSVFASIPEALEELKAGKMIIVVDDPDRENEGDLVVAAETCTTEIMNFMIRHGRGVPFIPTTAQRLAELGIPMMTKQNTARHGTAMAETVDAIHGATTGVSAGDRALTAAVFVNDNAKPSDLGRPGHIIPLRAEEGGVLVRAGHTEAIVDLCKLAGFKAAGVGCEILNEDGTMMRLDDMVPFAEQHDLKIVTIADLIAYRRHQEILIQRAAGPIDFPTKHGHFKLYAYEPTVERDPYVAIVKGDVCTEEPVLVRMHSSCLTGDLLGSLRCDCGEQLEQALQKIEAEGRGVVVYIQQEGRGIGLIPKLKAYELQDQGMDTVEANLALGFKADARDYSLGAQLLADLGIRKIKLMTNNPAKRAGLMGYGLEITEYVPIIAEPDEHRERYMATKRDKMDHRLPE; translated from the coding sequence GTGAGCGTGTTTGCCTCCATCCCCGAAGCCCTGGAAGAACTGAAAGCGGGCAAGATGATTATCGTGGTCGATGACCCCGACCGCGAGAACGAAGGGGATTTGGTGGTTGCCGCTGAGACATGTACCACCGAGATCATGAACTTCATGATCCGCCACGGGCGCGGAGTTCCGTTCATCCCAACCACGGCCCAGCGCCTCGCTGAGCTTGGAATCCCGATGATGACCAAGCAGAACACCGCTCGCCACGGAACCGCCATGGCCGAGACAGTTGACGCGATTCACGGCGCCACCACGGGCGTCTCCGCCGGAGACCGGGCCCTGACTGCCGCCGTCTTCGTCAACGACAACGCCAAACCAAGTGACTTAGGAAGACCCGGCCACATCATCCCGCTCCGGGCCGAAGAAGGTGGAGTGCTCGTTCGCGCCGGACACACGGAAGCCATCGTCGATCTGTGCAAACTCGCCGGATTCAAAGCCGCCGGAGTCGGCTGTGAGATTCTCAACGAAGACGGAACAATGATGCGCCTCGACGATATGGTCCCCTTCGCTGAGCAGCACGATCTTAAGATTGTCACCATTGCCGACCTCATCGCCTATCGCCGCCACCAAGAAATCCTTATCCAGCGCGCGGCTGGCCCAATCGACTTCCCAACTAAACACGGTCACTTCAAGCTCTACGCCTACGAGCCGACCGTCGAGCGCGACCCGTACGTCGCCATCGTCAAAGGAGACGTCTGCACCGAAGAACCAGTTCTCGTCCGAATGCACTCAAGCTGCCTGACGGGTGACCTCCTCGGATCGCTCCGCTGCGATTGCGGCGAGCAGCTTGAGCAAGCTCTTCAAAAGATCGAAGCAGAAGGGCGCGGAGTCGTGGTATACATCCAACAGGAAGGGCGCGGAATCGGCCTCATTCCCAAGTTAAAGGCCTACGAACTTCAAGATCAGGGAATGGACACCGTCGAAGCCAACCTCGCTCTCGGCTTCAAGGCCGACGCCCGCGACTACTCCCTCGGCGCCCAGCTCCTGGCCGACCTCGGAATCCGAAAGATCAAGCTGATGACCAACAACCCCGCCAAACGCGCTGGTCTCATGGGCTACGGACTTGAGATCACCGAGTACGTCCCCATCATCGCCGAACCCGACGAGCACCGCGAACGGTACATGGCGACCAAGCGCGATAAAATGGATCATCGGCTGCCGGAGTGA